A genomic window from Sphingobacterium spiritivorum includes:
- the cas9 gene encoding type II CRISPR RNA-guided endonuclease Cas9 (Cas9, originally named Csn1, is the large, multifunctional signature protein of type II CRISPR/Cas systems. It is well known even to general audiences because its RNA-guided endonuclease activity has made it a popular tool for custom editing of eukaryotic genomes.): MKHILGLDLGTNSIGWALIKQNFENKQGEILGMGSRIIPMGAELSKFEQGQAQTKNANRRIARGTRKLNKRYKQRRNKLIYILQGLGMLPDQIKLVNQFSDPNKLDKISILPISKNQQQLTAFDLLELRVKALTEKIELEELGKVIYKYNQLRGYSGGNSEPEKEENNEDESEENEKTNDSFVVFSKVLSLGLPEEITFKGKKLSKRKIAIETEDGIIEAETFLDSLKENDSLELHVNIRRAKSGDTITIKLPSKTSWRKKMENIEKQLADKSKELGREYFISELLFDILKENKWAKIRNNVILRSRYESEFDAVWSEQSKYYPILNHLETDRLQKILEFIFPGQKESQEKLRQTGLKEGLKYVIKNQVVFYQRELKDQSDLISNCRYEPTEKVVAKSHPVFQEYKIWEQINKLVINTKIENGVNRKGEIRYKYIDKPIPVALKEWLYEELQSKKEVSFNPILTKLKKEFKLRENVDFLNGMNAKDKLKGNETKVILQKALGELWNIFGLDDSERQVELWEILYNGKGNEYDLTSERTSNILAFIEKYSPDLENKNDVAIKISKIKFSRNYSNLSLKAIDNILPLVRAGKFFDQNFSEALSHKIVKLLNENVEDPFEKSAQEFLDKNQDVLSDGGIVNAIATILVYDKHTAKEYSGDELIKEFTQISRLKQGELRNPLAEQIINEALVIVRDIWRKYGFKPDEIRVELARELKNNAVERGKMYSANLKSQKHNAEIRNKLIELKQEISIANIEKYKLWVSQENLQEVYLKNYNDPSKSEIEKLKLWESQGHISPYTGQPISLSELFNRERYDVDHIIPQSRYFDDSLSNKVICEKSINNEKGNRTSMEYFEVGSVNYRIFTKDQFIDHANKYFSGKKRKNLLATSIPEDPIQRQIKDTQYISIRIREELNKIVGNENVKTTTGGITDYLRNHWGLTDKFKVLLKERYEAVLPKIAQLEYDNYKKETEKKFTEYKNADVEFNEPILDEEIFIEKFRSEFIRKKNNKLIIKGWSKRIDHRHHAMDALVIACTQPAHIKRLNDLNQVLKEWLDKNKEKFFPGFSGTKTELLDEVLNLEEEKRREIFNQLEKFRAIEMPWKGFPEEAEQKLKEVIVSHKPKDKLLLQYDIQGNKQIKLRGQLHEGTLYGLSNGKEIYRIPINKLAGKQFATEKTIEKIVNPFLKNVIEEHLKSFGKKEEAFSAEGILDLNKKLAERKDEQQNPKPHPPISTIKIYYKDPSKSKKKKTDDEDDISLQKLNRKKSFNDSLYVKTGDNYLFAVMEKEVFNKKLNKDKTERHYDLITFFDAANLLKSEFNASNDKRNFNKEDLFRKYFEEKNSARLLFTLKQGDFVYVPDDNEEVILDESSPLFIDYWKNISERSNNIHVVQKFSGKEIYFLKHTIADTIAKKIEFGSQDCYQSLNGKSIKEFCIKIDSDRLGNISKV, translated from the coding sequence ATGAAACATATACTTGGACTTGATTTAGGAACTAATTCTATTGGATGGGCGTTGATCAAACAGAATTTCGAAAATAAACAAGGAGAAATCCTTGGAATGGGCAGCAGAATAATACCGATGGGAGCAGAGCTAAGTAAGTTTGAACAAGGACAGGCTCAAACTAAAAACGCCAACAGAAGAATTGCAAGGGGAACAAGGAAACTCAATAAAAGATATAAGCAGAGAAGAAATAAACTGATTTATATTTTACAAGGGCTTGGGATGTTACCAGATCAAATTAAGCTGGTGAATCAATTTTCTGATCCAAATAAGTTAGATAAAATTTCAATACTTCCAATCTCTAAGAATCAACAACAATTAACAGCTTTTGATTTACTGGAATTACGTGTGAAAGCATTGACGGAAAAGATTGAATTAGAAGAATTAGGGAAGGTTATTTATAAATATAACCAACTTAGAGGATATTCCGGGGGTAACTCAGAGCCGGAAAAGGAAGAAAATAATGAAGATGAATCTGAAGAAAATGAAAAAACGAATGATAGTTTTGTAGTTTTTTCCAAAGTTCTGTCATTAGGATTGCCTGAAGAAATAACTTTTAAAGGTAAAAAGCTAAGTAAAAGAAAAATTGCGATTGAAACAGAAGACGGAATCATCGAAGCTGAAACTTTTTTAGATAGTTTAAAAGAAAATGACTCCTTAGAACTTCATGTTAATATTCGTCGTGCTAAATCCGGAGATACAATTACCATAAAACTCCCCAGCAAAACAAGTTGGAGGAAAAAAATGGAAAATATCGAAAAACAATTGGCAGATAAGTCAAAAGAGCTTGGTAGAGAATATTTTATCTCAGAACTGTTATTCGATATTCTTAAAGAAAATAAATGGGCAAAAATTCGCAACAATGTGATTTTGCGCTCTAGATATGAATCGGAGTTTGATGCTGTTTGGAGCGAACAATCGAAATATTACCCAATCCTTAACCATTTAGAAACAGACAGATTACAAAAAATATTAGAGTTTATATTTCCAGGACAAAAAGAAAGCCAGGAAAAGCTACGACAAACAGGATTAAAAGAAGGACTAAAATATGTTATTAAGAATCAGGTTGTATTTTATCAGAGAGAACTTAAGGATCAATCAGATTTAATATCAAACTGTCGATATGAGCCAACTGAAAAAGTTGTAGCCAAAAGCCATCCTGTTTTTCAGGAATATAAAATTTGGGAGCAGATCAATAAATTAGTTATTAATACCAAAATTGAAAATGGTGTAAATAGAAAAGGGGAAATCAGATATAAGTATATTGACAAACCGATTCCGGTGGCTCTAAAAGAGTGGCTGTATGAAGAATTGCAAAGTAAAAAAGAAGTTTCTTTTAACCCAATACTTACAAAACTCAAAAAAGAATTTAAACTGAGAGAAAATGTTGACTTTCTTAATGGGATGAACGCCAAAGATAAGCTGAAAGGAAATGAGACAAAAGTAATTTTGCAAAAAGCTTTAGGGGAATTGTGGAATATATTTGGTTTGGATGATTCTGAAAGACAGGTGGAGCTCTGGGAAATACTCTATAATGGTAAGGGAAATGAATATGATTTAACAAGTGAAAGAACTTCTAATATATTAGCGTTTATTGAAAAATATTCACCTGATTTAGAAAATAAGAACGATGTAGCTATTAAGATTTCTAAAATAAAATTTAGCAGAAACTATTCGAACCTCAGTTTAAAAGCAATTGATAATATTTTGCCATTAGTGAGAGCAGGAAAGTTTTTTGATCAAAATTTTTCTGAAGCATTAAGTCACAAAATTGTTAAACTTTTGAATGAAAATGTGGAAGATCCGTTTGAAAAGTCGGCTCAGGAGTTTTTAGATAAAAATCAAGACGTTTTATCAGATGGAGGAATTGTAAACGCTATTGCAACAATATTAGTTTATGATAAACATACCGCTAAAGAATATTCTGGCGATGAACTAATTAAAGAATTTACCCAGATCTCAAGATTAAAACAAGGAGAACTAAGAAATCCTTTGGCAGAACAAATCATCAATGAAGCACTAGTTATTGTAAGAGATATTTGGAGAAAATATGGTTTTAAGCCTGATGAAATAAGAGTAGAACTGGCAAGAGAGCTTAAAAACAATGCAGTTGAGCGTGGTAAAATGTATTCTGCAAATTTAAAAAGCCAAAAACATAATGCAGAAATAAGAAATAAACTTATAGAACTTAAGCAGGAAATTTCTATTGCCAACATTGAAAAATATAAATTATGGGTTTCTCAGGAAAACTTACAGGAAGTATATCTTAAGAACTATAACGATCCGTCTAAATCTGAAATAGAAAAATTAAAACTCTGGGAGTCTCAAGGTCATATATCGCCTTATACAGGACAGCCAATTTCGCTTTCGGAACTGTTTAATCGTGAAAGATATGATGTTGATCATATCATTCCGCAGTCAAGATATTTTGATGATTCTCTGTCTAATAAAGTAATTTGTGAAAAATCTATAAATAATGAAAAAGGGAACAGAACTTCTATGGAATATTTCGAAGTAGGTTCAGTAAATTACCGGATTTTTACAAAAGATCAGTTTATTGATCATGCAAATAAATATTTTTCAGGAAAAAAACGAAAAAATCTGTTGGCAACTTCCATTCCTGAAGACCCTATTCAGAGGCAGATAAAAGATACTCAATATATTTCTATTCGAATCCGTGAAGAATTGAATAAAATTGTCGGGAATGAAAACGTAAAAACTACAACAGGAGGAATAACGGATTATCTAAGAAACCATTGGGGGTTAACAGATAAGTTTAAAGTTTTATTGAAAGAAAGATATGAAGCTGTATTACCGAAAATTGCTCAATTAGAATATGATAATTATAAGAAAGAAACTGAAAAGAAGTTTACAGAATATAAAAATGCTGATGTTGAATTTAATGAACCTATTTTGGATGAAGAAATTTTTATTGAAAAATTTAGAAGCGAGTTTATAAGGAAGAAAAATAATAAACTGATTATAAAAGGCTGGAGCAAAAGAATAGATCACAGACATCACGCTATGGATGCTCTTGTAATAGCCTGTACTCAACCAGCACATATTAAAAGATTGAATGATCTCAATCAGGTTCTTAAAGAATGGTTGGATAAAAATAAAGAAAAATTTTTTCCCGGTTTTAGTGGTACTAAAACAGAATTGCTTGATGAAGTACTGAATTTAGAAGAAGAAAAAAGACGGGAAATATTTAACCAGCTGGAAAAATTCAGAGCTATTGAAATGCCTTGGAAGGGTTTCCCGGAAGAAGCAGAACAAAAACTTAAAGAAGTTATAGTTTCCCACAAGCCAAAAGATAAACTTTTGCTGCAATATGATATTCAAGGAAATAAGCAAATAAAATTAAGAGGACAATTACACGAAGGAACTTTATACGGTCTTTCGAATGGAAAGGAAATATATAGAATTCCAATCAATAAACTTGCAGGAAAACAATTTGCTACAGAAAAAACCATAGAAAAAATTGTAAATCCTTTTTTAAAGAATGTAATAGAAGAACATCTAAAATCCTTTGGTAAAAAAGAAGAAGCATTTTCAGCAGAGGGAATTTTAGATTTAAACAAAAAACTTGCTGAGCGAAAAGACGAACAACAAAATCCTAAACCACATCCTCCTATTTCAACTATAAAAATTTATTACAAAGATCCATCAAAATCTAAAAAGAAAAAAACAGATGATGAAGATGATATTTCGTTACAAAAATTAAATAGGAAAAAATCTTTTAATGATTCTCTATACGTTAAAACAGGTGATAATTATCTATTTGCAGTAATGGAGAAAGAAGTTTTCAATAAAAAACTAAATAAGGATAAAACAGAACGTCATTATGACTTGATAACTTTTTTTGACGCTGCTAATCTTTTAAAATCAGAATTCAATGCTTCAAATGACAAGAGAAATTTTAATAAAGAGGATTTGTTCAGAAAATATTTTGAAGAAAAAAATAGTGCGAGGTTACTCTTTACATTGAAACAGGGAGATTTTGTATATGTCCCAGATGATAATGAAGAAGTTATTTTGGACGAATCAAGTCCGTTGTTTATAGATTACTGGAAAAACATATCGGAAAGAAGTAATAATATACATGTGGTACAAAAATTCAGCGGAAAGGAAATTTACTTTCTGAAACATACCATTGCTGATACCATTGCAAAGAAAATTGAATTTGGATCGCAAGATTGTTATCAAAGTTTAAACGGAAAATCTATCAAAGAATTTTGTATCAAGATTGATTCAGACCGTTTAGGAAATATTTCAAAAGTCTAA
- the cas1 gene encoding type II CRISPR-associated endonuclease Cas1: MIKRTLMFSNPAYLSHANRQLIIDLPGEDKKRTVPIEDIGVIVLENQQITISHGCIAALLQNNVAVISCDSTHMPTGLILPLDGGQTQSERFRYQIEASLPLKKQLWQQTIQQKIYNQARILEDTGLKVDNMYYWAKSVRSGDPDNYEARAAAYYWQHIFREFFDFNRHRAGDPPNNLLNYGYAILRAVVARGLVSSGLLPTFGIFHRNKYNAYCLADDIMEPYRPYVDRMVYNMLSEGLNCNELDTALKMRLLQLPQVDVQFEDITSPLLVAVSRTTASLARCFEGVVRKINYPAL; encoded by the coding sequence ATGATCAAGCGTACCTTGATGTTTTCTAATCCTGCTTATCTGAGTCATGCTAACAGGCAATTAATTATTGATCTTCCCGGAGAAGATAAGAAAAGGACGGTGCCTATTGAAGATATTGGTGTGATTGTTCTCGAAAATCAACAAATTACTATCTCTCATGGTTGCATTGCGGCTTTATTACAGAATAATGTAGCAGTGATTTCATGTGACAGCACACATATGCCTACGGGTCTGATATTACCTTTAGATGGGGGGCAAACCCAATCCGAACGCTTTCGCTATCAGATAGAAGCATCCCTACCTTTAAAAAAACAGTTGTGGCAACAGACGATTCAACAAAAAATCTATAATCAGGCCAGAATATTGGAAGATACGGGCCTGAAAGTGGATAATATGTATTACTGGGCAAAATCGGTTCGTTCCGGCGATCCCGATAATTACGAAGCACGAGCTGCCGCTTATTACTGGCAACATATCTTTCGTGAATTTTTTGATTTTAACCGGCATCGCGCAGGAGATCCGCCTAATAACTTACTTAATTACGGTTACGCTATATTACGCGCTGTAGTAGCCAGAGGATTGGTTTCTTCCGGCCTCCTTCCGACCTTTGGTATTTTTCACCGCAATAAATATAATGCATATTGTCTCGCTGATGATATTATGGAACCCTATCGGCCTTATGTAGATCGAATGGTTTATAATATGTTGTCAGAAGGATTGAATTGTAATGAATTGGATACTGCATTAAAAATGAGACTGCTGCAATTACCTCAGGTTGATGTACAGTTTGAAGATATTACAAGTCCGTTATTAGTTGCTGTTTCCAGAACTACGGCTTCATTGGCGAGATGTTTTGAAGGAGTTGTCCGAAAAATCAATTATCCAGCCTTATAA
- the cas2 gene encoding CRISPR-associated endonuclease Cas2 — translation MNRLNQYRVLWILVFFDLPTETKKDRAVHARFRKEIMQDGFTMFQFSIYLRHCNSRENADVHVKRVKRLLPEKGHIGILTITDKQFGDIELFIGKDKSKRPDTPQQLELF, via the coding sequence GTGAACCGTTTAAATCAATATAGAGTTTTGTGGATATTAGTATTTTTTGATCTTCCTACTGAAACGAAAAAAGATCGTGCTGTTCATGCCCGGTTTCGAAAAGAAATTATGCAGGATGGTTTTACTATGTTTCAATTCTCTATTTATCTGCGACACTGCAATAGTAGGGAAAACGCTGATGTACATGTTAAAAGGGTTAAAAGACTACTGCCCGAAAAAGGACATATAGGGATTTTAACGATTACAGATAAGCAGTTTGGCGATATAGAACTCTTTATAGGTAAAGACAAGAGTAAGCGGCCTGATACACCACAACAACTTGAGCTATTTTAA
- the pheT gene encoding phenylalanine--tRNA ligase subunit beta, translated as MNISYNWLKNFVDIKDKTPEQISHILTDIGLEVEVLETVQSIPGGLEGLVVGEVKTCEQHPNADRLRVTTVDVGREELLHIVCGAPNVAAGQKVIVATVGTTVHPLEGEPFKINKSKIRGEVSEGMICAEDEIGLGKSHDGILVLPADTPLGQTARDYFHITDDYRYEIGLTPNRADAASHLGVARDLAGFFRTSFTLPDITAFQSIESAVQTTVSVRNTDAAPRYTGVNISGVTVKESPDWLKEKLNVIGIRPINNIVDVTNYVLHDLGQPLHAFDADQIAGHQVIVRNATEGEAFTTLDGVARTLSAEDLVIADAEKPMCIAGVFGGLHSGVSASTVNIFLESAYFNSVSVRKTAKRHALKTDSSFRFERGTDPNMTAFALKRAALLILEVAGGTVSSAITDLYPDPVAPFEFTVNYTNVQRLIGKAIPKEDIRSIITSLGIAVAKENEHELLVQVPPFKVDVTREVDIVEEVLRIYGYNNIEIKQQINASLNTSEKPDREVVLNQVADLLIANGYNEILSNSLTKSEYVDDVDTAVKLLNPLSSDLDTMRQNLVFSALTAVSYNQKRKSTDLKFFEFGRTYHLLEEGYQERQHLGLALAGRQTGEKWSGEAKPVTFYNIKAAVDTIIRRLNIQGLEVTDTDSTYFDYGLSYKKGQKTLVAFGAVAQTSLKKADVDGQVFFADFDWDQILKVIRKNSIKYKEVSKFPAVRRDLALLVDEAVTFDKLRQVAVKTERKLLTEVNIFDVYKGDKLPQGKKSYALSFVLQDEEKTLADKQIDAIVQKLILNFEKELGAVVR; from the coding sequence ATGAATATTTCATATAACTGGTTAAAAAATTTTGTTGATATAAAGGATAAGACTCCTGAGCAAATCTCTCATATTTTGACAGATATTGGTCTGGAAGTAGAAGTGCTGGAAACAGTTCAGAGTATACCCGGAGGATTAGAAGGTCTTGTTGTAGGGGAGGTTAAGACCTGTGAACAACATCCCAATGCGGATCGTCTTCGTGTCACAACTGTGGATGTTGGACGTGAAGAATTGTTGCACATAGTCTGTGGTGCACCCAATGTAGCTGCCGGACAAAAAGTAATAGTAGCTACTGTCGGAACTACTGTTCATCCACTGGAGGGAGAACCTTTTAAAATCAATAAATCTAAAATCCGTGGTGAAGTTTCAGAAGGGATGATCTGTGCAGAAGATGAAATTGGCTTAGGTAAATCGCATGATGGTATCCTGGTACTGCCTGCTGATACACCGTTGGGACAGACAGCCCGCGATTATTTTCACATTACGGATGATTACCGTTACGAAATCGGTCTGACACCCAATCGTGCTGATGCCGCTTCTCACTTAGGAGTAGCGCGTGATCTGGCCGGTTTTTTCAGAACCTCCTTTACATTGCCGGATATTACCGCATTTCAGTCTATTGAAAGCGCTGTGCAGACAACAGTTTCTGTTAGAAATACAGATGCTGCGCCCCGTTATACCGGTGTCAATATTTCAGGAGTGACAGTAAAAGAATCTCCGGATTGGTTGAAAGAAAAACTCAATGTTATCGGTATTCGTCCGATCAACAATATTGTGGATGTAACCAATTATGTTCTTCATGACCTGGGACAACCACTACATGCCTTTGATGCCGATCAGATTGCCGGTCATCAGGTCATTGTGCGTAATGCTACAGAAGGAGAGGCTTTTACAACTTTAGACGGAGTTGCACGTACCTTGTCAGCAGAAGATCTGGTTATTGCAGATGCAGAAAAACCAATGTGTATAGCCGGAGTCTTCGGCGGATTGCATTCTGGAGTAAGTGCTTCTACCGTAAATATATTTTTAGAAAGCGCATATTTCAATTCCGTATCTGTTCGTAAAACAGCAAAAAGACACGCTTTGAAAACGGACTCTTCTTTCCGTTTTGAGAGAGGAACAGATCCGAATATGACAGCATTTGCACTCAAACGTGCAGCATTGCTGATTCTGGAAGTTGCAGGCGGTACAGTCAGTTCAGCGATTACAGACCTGTATCCTGATCCGGTAGCTCCGTTCGAGTTTACCGTGAATTATACGAATGTACAACGCCTTATCGGAAAAGCGATTCCGAAGGAAGATATTCGCTCTATCATTACTTCTCTGGGAATAGCAGTTGCAAAAGAAAATGAACATGAACTGTTGGTACAGGTTCCTCCTTTCAAAGTGGATGTGACTCGCGAAGTGGATATTGTTGAAGAAGTTCTGCGTATATATGGTTACAATAATATAGAGATCAAGCAGCAGATCAATGCCTCTTTAAATACTTCGGAAAAACCGGACAGAGAAGTGGTATTGAATCAGGTTGCGGATTTATTGATCGCTAACGGCTATAATGAGATTTTGTCGAATTCATTGACCAAATCTGAATATGTGGATGATGTGGATACAGCCGTGAAATTGTTAAATCCCTTAAGCAGTGATCTGGATACCATGCGTCAGAATCTGGTGTTTTCTGCTTTGACAGCAGTGTCTTACAACCAGAAGAGAAAAAGTACAGATCTGAAATTCTTTGAATTCGGGCGTACTTATCATTTACTGGAAGAAGGTTATCAGGAAAGACAGCATCTTGGACTCGCTCTTGCAGGAAGACAAACCGGCGAAAAATGGAGTGGAGAGGCGAAGCCTGTTACATTTTACAACATTAAAGCCGCTGTGGATACTATTATCCGCAGATTGAATATACAGGGACTGGAAGTCACAGATACAGACTCTACCTATTTTGATTACGGATTATCGTACAAAAAGGGGCAGAAAACCTTAGTTGCATTTGGTGCAGTAGCACAGACTAGCCTGAAAAAAGCGGATGTAGACGGACAGGTATTTTTTGCTGATTTTGACTGGGATCAGATACTGAAAGTAATTCGTAAAAATAGCATCAAATACAAGGAAGTTTCCAAATTTCCGGCTGTTCGTCGTGATCTGGCATTGCTTGTTGATGAGGCTGTTACATTTGATAAACTACGACAAGTGGCAGTTAAAACAGAGCGTAAGTTGCTTACTGAAGTCAATATTTTTGATGTCTATAAAGGTGATAAACTGCCTCAGGGTAAGAAATCATATGCCTTGAGCTTTGTTTTACAGGATGAAGAAAAAACTTTGGCGGACAAACAAATTGACGCTATAGTTCAAAAATTAATTCTTAACTTTGAGAAAGAATTAGGCGCAGTAGTGCGCTAA
- a CDS encoding cell division protein ZapA, with protein MGDISIKINIADRVYPLKVDAGEEEIIRHAAKLVNERIKELQDNYAVRDKQDLLSMCVLQYATGMLKAEKNAQNHEEGVEQAVHELDQLLTGFFNK; from the coding sequence ATGGGAGATATTTCCATAAAAATAAATATCGCTGATCGGGTATATCCGTTGAAAGTGGATGCAGGTGAGGAGGAAATTATCCGTCATGCAGCGAAATTGGTTAATGAGAGAATAAAAGAACTACAAGACAACTATGCAGTTCGGGATAAACAGGATTTATTGTCCATGTGTGTCCTGCAATATGCAACAGGAATGTTGAAAGCCGAAAAAAATGCGCAAAACCACGAAGAAGGGGTAGAGCAGGCTGTTCATGAGCTGGATCAGTTGTTGACAGGTTTCTTTAATAAATAA
- the rny gene encoding ribonuclease Y — MNIQIIIAIIVSLIVGVLIGRYVLQMLFKRQEQAAHENARKIVKEAEQEGEHIKKKRLLEAKEKFLQLKAEHEKEVNQRNNTIVQKENATRQKEQSINQKLENLNREKQELDNTKKQLEKLVELNEKKSEEVDHLKSQQIKQLENIAGVTAEEAKNQLVDSLREEARSQAMIQIKDVVDEAKLTATKEAKKVVIQTIQRTATESAIENTVSIFNIENDEIKGRIIGREGRNIRALEAATGVEIIVDDTPEAIILSGFDPVRREIARLALHRLVTDGRIHPARIEEVVAKTRTQIEDEIVEIGERTAIDLGIHGLHPELIRMVGRMRYRSSYGQNLLQHSREVANFAATMAAELGLNVKLAKRAGLLHDIGKVPDDNPELPHAILGMQLAEKYKEHPDVCNAIGAHHDEIEMTSLISPVVQACDAISGARPGARREVVESYIKRLKELEDLALSYPGVEKTFAIQAGRELRVVVESEKVTDAQAEILAADISNRIQTEMTYPGQIKVTVIRETRSVAYAK; from the coding sequence ATGAATATACAGATCATAATAGCAATCATAGTTTCCCTTATCGTGGGTGTTCTGATTGGCCGTTATGTGCTGCAAATGTTGTTTAAAAGGCAAGAACAAGCTGCACATGAAAACGCCAGGAAAATCGTGAAGGAGGCAGAACAGGAAGGGGAGCATATCAAAAAGAAAAGACTTCTGGAAGCAAAAGAGAAGTTTTTACAACTAAAGGCTGAGCATGAAAAAGAAGTAAATCAGCGTAATAATACCATTGTCCAAAAAGAGAATGCTACCCGCCAGAAGGAGCAGTCTATTAACCAGAAACTGGAGAACCTGAACCGCGAGAAACAAGAACTGGACAATACCAAAAAGCAATTGGAAAAACTTGTAGAGCTGAATGAGAAGAAAAGCGAAGAAGTGGACCATTTGAAATCTCAACAAATCAAACAACTTGAAAATATTGCCGGAGTAACGGCTGAAGAAGCCAAAAATCAACTGGTTGATTCTTTACGTGAAGAAGCCCGTTCTCAGGCGATGATTCAGATCAAGGATGTCGTAGATGAAGCCAAACTTACGGCAACCAAAGAAGCTAAGAAAGTCGTTATTCAGACTATTCAGCGTACAGCAACCGAATCGGCTATCGAAAATACAGTTTCCATCTTTAATATCGAAAATGATGAGATCAAAGGACGTATTATCGGTCGTGAAGGTCGTAATATACGTGCGCTGGAAGCTGCTACCGGGGTTGAAATTATTGTAGATGATACACCGGAGGCTATCATTCTGTCCGGCTTTGATCCGGTACGCCGTGAGATTGCACGTCTGGCTTTACACCGTCTGGTGACTGATGGTCGTATTCACCCGGCGAGAATCGAAGAGGTGGTAGCGAAAACAAGAACACAGATCGAAGATGAAATCGTAGAGATCGGTGAGCGTACAGCTATCGATCTGGGTATACATGGCCTTCATCCGGAACTGATCCGTATGGTAGGACGTATGCGTTACCGTTCATCTTACGGACAGAACTTGTTGCAGCACTCTCGTGAAGTGGCCAATTTTGCAGCAACGATGGCAGCAGAACTGGGGTTGAATGTGAAACTTGCAAAACGTGCAGGTCTGTTGCATGATATTGGAAAAGTACCTGATGATAATCCTGAACTGCCACACGCAATCTTAGGCATGCAGCTGGCCGAAAAATATAAAGAACATCCTGACGTTTGTAATGCAATCGGAGCTCACCACGATGAGATCGAAATGACTTCATTGATCTCTCCGGTAGTACAGGCTTGTGATGCGATCTCAGGTGCTCGTCCGGGAGCTCGTCGTGAAGTGGTGGAAAGCTATATCAAACGTCTGAAAGAGCTGGAAGACCTTGCGCTGTCGTATCCTGGTGTGGAGAAAACATTTGCGATCCAGGCCGGACGTGAATTGCGTGTTGTCGTTGAAAGTGAAAAAGTAACAGATGCGCAGGCTGAAATTCTGGCTGCAGATATCTCTAACCGTATTCAAACGGAAATGACTTATCCGGGACAGATTAAAGTAACTGTAATCCGGGAGACACGTTCTGTGGCTTACGCGAAATAA
- a CDS encoding DUF962 domain-containing protein, with amino-acid sequence MSNKKKNKPSPAPQEVLRPVDIYFKELSAIFANPQNRGLYAAFLTLFFFGLMGLIWMIPFPQFDFMVKMGWHTFLNWGSIFIAIIVYSYLRLAPTLSYAMLIEIGIMSFFIVQLEYLERAGGPAVWLIAGLIMLVSLAALIAITKREAVPVSTNNLIRLITIGPIWLWSFVFKKLNLKF; translated from the coding sequence ATGAGTAATAAAAAGAAAAACAAACCGAGCCCTGCTCCTCAGGAAGTCTTAAGACCGGTAGATATTTATTTTAAAGAGTTGTCAGCTATATTTGCAAATCCTCAAAACAGAGGACTGTATGCTGCTTTTTTAACTTTATTTTTCTTTGGGCTAATGGGACTGATCTGGATGATTCCATTTCCGCAATTTGATTTTATGGTCAAAATGGGATGGCATACTTTTCTTAACTGGGGATCAATTTTCATTGCAATTATTGTTTATTCTTATCTACGTCTGGCTCCTACGCTGTCTTATGCTATGCTGATTGAGATTGGTATTATGAGTTTCTTTATTGTTCAGCTGGAATATCTGGAAAGAGCAGGAGGGCCTGCAGTATGGCTGATTGCCGGACTGATTATGCTGGTGTCATTGGCTGCGCTGATTGCAATCACAAAAAGAGAAGCAGTTCCTGTATCGACTAATAATCTGATCAGATTGATCACAATAGGACCGATATGGTTGTGGAGCTTTGTTTTTAAGAAGCTTAACCTGAAGTTTTAG